One part of the Thermodesulfovibrio sp. 3462-1 genome encodes these proteins:
- a CDS encoding PEP/pyruvate-binding domain-containing protein — protein sequence MKPVVDKDFDKITAIFSSYPGVLKNTIALIEKLKYSPYTSEIAQEIESHYVKYASYYFKDPQGQEATSALIHYLIEGFQQTEEKQAFLKSIFKIILKLFEEGKANENYFYVNTISEVFEYFYAIPLDRYICQLGVLKNIGREIIKKGIKEPQLINSFAVFYQKYLYTFYSFFLSIPPLDEYLKKFFPQGITFIKHVYEALLNEVESMAQEISKTYDINRLISIPSEAEFFNKLRELPKNFSDSGDAWINLQTIVYYHFWILDTEHLKELHEFSLREIGRILKNFLLQFKKIDIKKFTPFLDAVFSKFDKFFYLMPVSVIFCLNEIGSAVYKLKTSEILNSYIGHLISLGFYTPQFKGFYKDYTINVNQYHVSNLRLYFDLISKNPSESKELIAALSIYLFFGGIHIKDTDLFQRDITKLLNSDISQVFYLVKPLLRKIPVYFNEINAEGQLRTVSTEVDEIFKRKDPLMHFIRKQIHVESSPLLLELLEKTIQFWITADRKILTPYVSEEILKDLNLIEEHLKELQYLFKKLVQDSTLERILFTQLNMLVSKVESFPVSKTVKNKAILTIRLYQLLHAKYKTELVEIESFLKEAFYYGLPDASFLIDVLRDSSLSRKVDSLVTYLESLKNIILSQEKYEAIEDITHKRHIVAGIPSVSGRYSERKFNALSFFLRLESLLNSLLDEIEQSIDLSFITRATLFRIEKYLKLFGRILELNGIFSQKYINTLSMLSVALEIRRFTFSQYMDIFRTLAESVSDIVNTYCMAPYKKWLKKIIMKFSNNMEDTELKDFELVNALSEKFLREMVMQYPGLSQLDRLISRIIKASYNQAEKLTYRDLDLLMTYDPKKILCDIYHPREEINDRIHLGNKGHNLIRLTNKGISVPPGFILTTEVFRCREAINNFEPVKEHLTREIHSAMKRLELFTKKTFGDSANPLLVSVRSGGAISMPGMMNSFLNVGINEKIIEGLIKHTGKPWFVWDSYRRFLQCWGMSFGLDRDDFDNIINDFKKKYKAEFKIQFTPSQMKEVAMAYKEFILSRGIYIEEDPWRQLEIAISQVFNSWYSDKAKAYREILGISEDWGTAAIVQKMVFGNLDTNSGSGVLFTRNPKESTDTLILWGDYTPGAQGEDIVSGLVKTYPISVQQKIIEGRETEKSLEEAFPEIYESLQEIAEKLIYKERWDHQEIEFTFEGRGKNDLYILQTREMSYARRQLMTVFIPGESLNESKLGTGIGVSGGALSGRIVFDIEDIKEFKQKEPETPLILVRADTVPDDIVHIASADGILTARGGSTSHASIIATKLGKTCVVGFSRMIVYQNEKKCRIGKKILKKGDFISIDGRNGLVYFGKHPRQTIYLSTEYF from the coding sequence ATGAAGCCAGTTGTGGACAAAGATTTTGATAAAATCACTGCTATTTTTTCCTCTTATCCCGGAGTCTTAAAAAATACTATTGCCCTGATTGAAAAACTGAAATATTCTCCTTACACATCAGAGATAGCTCAGGAAATAGAAAGTCATTATGTAAAATATGCAAGTTATTATTTTAAGGATCCTCAGGGACAAGAGGCAACCTCTGCCTTAATTCACTATCTCATTGAAGGCTTTCAACAGACTGAGGAAAAACAGGCATTTTTAAAGAGCATTTTTAAAATTATCCTGAAACTTTTTGAAGAAGGTAAAGCTAATGAAAATTATTTCTATGTAAACACTATTTCAGAGGTTTTTGAATATTTTTATGCAATCCCTCTTGACCGCTACATCTGCCAGCTTGGAGTGCTGAAAAACATAGGAAGAGAAATTATAAAAAAAGGAATTAAAGAGCCTCAACTGATAAATTCTTTTGCAGTTTTTTATCAGAAATATCTTTACACATTTTATTCATTCTTTCTTTCAATTCCGCCACTTGATGAATATTTAAAAAAATTCTTTCCTCAAGGAATTACCTTCATAAAGCATGTTTATGAAGCTTTACTTAATGAAGTAGAGTCAATGGCTCAAGAAATTTCAAAAACCTATGACATCAATAGACTTATTAGTATTCCTTCTGAGGCGGAATTTTTCAACAAATTGAGAGAATTACCAAAAAATTTCTCTGATTCTGGTGATGCATGGATTAATCTGCAGACTATTGTTTACTATCATTTCTGGATACTGGATACGGAACATTTAAAAGAACTTCATGAGTTTTCTTTAAGAGAAATCGGGCGTATTTTAAAGAATTTTTTATTGCAGTTTAAAAAGATTGATATTAAAAAATTCACGCCTTTTTTAGACGCTGTTTTTTCTAAATTTGATAAATTCTTTTATCTAATGCCTGTATCTGTAATCTTTTGTCTTAATGAGATTGGCAGTGCTGTTTATAAATTGAAAACATCGGAAATCTTAAATTCCTACATAGGGCACTTAATCTCCTTAGGTTTTTATACTCCTCAGTTTAAAGGATTTTATAAAGATTACACAATAAATGTTAATCAATATCATGTAAGTAACCTCAGGTTATATTTTGATTTGATTTCAAAAAATCCTTCAGAGTCAAAGGAACTTATTGCAGCACTAAGTATTTATCTATTTTTTGGCGGTATTCATATAAAGGATACTGATCTTTTCCAGAGAGATATAACAAAGCTTCTTAATTCTGATATTTCTCAAGTATTTTACCTTGTAAAGCCACTTCTCAGAAAAATCCCTGTTTACTTTAATGAAATAAATGCAGAAGGTCAATTAAGAACAGTTTCAACTGAGGTTGATGAAATCTTTAAGAGAAAAGACCCTCTTATGCATTTTATAAGAAAACAGATTCATGTAGAAAGCAGCCCCCTTTTGCTTGAGCTACTGGAAAAAACAATACAATTCTGGATTACTGCTGATAGAAAAATTCTCACCCCTTATGTCTCTGAAGAAATTTTGAAAGATCTTAATTTGATAGAGGAACATTTAAAGGAGCTTCAGTATTTATTTAAAAAGCTCGTGCAGGATTCCACCTTAGAGAGAATTCTTTTCACTCAATTAAATATGCTGGTAAGTAAGGTTGAATCCTTTCCTGTCAGCAAGACTGTTAAAAACAAGGCAATATTAACAATAAGGCTCTATCAACTACTTCATGCAAAATATAAAACAGAACTTGTTGAGATTGAAAGCTTTTTAAAAGAGGCTTTTTATTATGGTTTGCCTGATGCAAGTTTTTTAATTGATGTTTTACGAGACAGTTCCTTATCCAGAAAGGTTGACTCCCTTGTAACATATCTTGAGAGTCTTAAAAATATCATACTTTCACAGGAAAAATACGAAGCTATTGAAGATATAACACATAAAAGACATATTGTCGCTGGAATCCCATCTGTTTCAGGAAGATATAGTGAGAGAAAATTTAATGCTCTTTCTTTTTTCCTGAGATTAGAAAGCTTGCTTAACAGTCTTCTTGATGAAATTGAACAATCCATAGACCTGAGTTTCATTACACGGGCAACCCTTTTCAGGATAGAGAAGTATCTTAAACTTTTTGGCAGAATTCTTGAACTCAATGGAATTTTCTCGCAGAAATACATTAATACTCTATCAATGCTTTCTGTTGCTCTTGAAATAAGAAGATTTACATTCTCACAGTACATGGATATTTTCAGAACTCTTGCAGAATCTGTAAGTGACATTGTAAATACATACTGCATGGCACCTTATAAAAAATGGCTAAAAAAAATAATAATGAAATTTTCAAATAATATGGAAGACACAGAACTAAAAGACTTTGAACTTGTCAATGCTCTCTCAGAAAAATTCTTAAGAGAGATGGTTATGCAGTATCCTGGATTAAGTCAGCTTGACAGATTAATAAGTAGAATTATCAAGGCTTCCTATAATCAGGCAGAAAAGTTAACTTACAGAGACCTTGACCTTTTAATGACATATGATCCGAAAAAAATTTTGTGTGATATCTATCATCCAAGAGAAGAAATCAACGATAGGATTCATCTTGGGAATAAAGGGCATAATTTAATCAGGCTTACAAATAAAGGAATCTCTGTCCCTCCAGGATTTATTTTGACAACAGAGGTCTTCCGTTGCAGAGAAGCAATAAATAATTTTGAACCTGTTAAAGAACATTTGACAAGGGAAATTCATTCAGCCATGAAAAGGCTTGAATTGTTTACAAAGAAAACCTTTGGAGATTCAGCAAATCCTTTACTGGTTTCTGTAAGAAGTGGTGGGGCTATATCAATGCCTGGAATGATGAATTCTTTTTTAAATGTGGGAATAAATGAAAAAATCATAGAAGGACTTATAAAACACACAGGCAAGCCCTGGTTTGTCTGGGATAGTTACAGAAGATTTTTACAGTGCTGGGGAATGTCTTTTGGACTGGATAGAGATGATTTTGACAATATTATCAATGATTTTAAAAAGAAATACAAAGCAGAATTTAAGATTCAGTTTACACCTTCACAGATGAAAGAAGTGGCAATGGCATACAAAGAGTTTATCTTATCAAGAGGTATTTACATAGAAGAAGATCCATGGAGACAACTGGAAATAGCAATTTCACAGGTTTTTAATTCCTGGTATTCAGACAAGGCAAAGGCTTACAGAGAAATTCTTGGAATTTCTGAAGACTGGGGCACAGCTGCCATTGTTCAGAAGATGGTATTTGGAAATCTTGATACAAATTCTGGCTCTGGTGTTTTATTCACACGAAATCCTAAGGAATCCACAGATACGCTCATATTATGGGGTGATTATACTCCAGGAGCTCAGGGTGAAGACATTGTTTCTGGACTGGTAAAAACTTATCCTATTTCAGTGCAGCAGAAAATTATTGAGGGAAGAGAAACTGAAAAATCCCTTGAAGAAGCTTTCCCTGAAATTTATGAATCTCTGCAGGAAATCGCTGAAAAGTTGATTTACAAAGAAAGATGGGATCATCAGGAAATTGAGTTTACCTTTGAAGGAAGAGGTAAAAATGACCTGTATATTCTTCAGACAAGGGAAATGAGTTATGCCAGAAGACAGCTGATGACAGTTTTTATTCCAGGAGAATCTTTAAATGAAAGTAAGCTTGGCACAGGCATTGGTGTAAGCGGTGGAGCTCTTTCTGGCAGGATTGTTTTTGATATTGAAGACATAAAAGAATTTAAACAAAAAGAACCAGAAACACCACTTATACTTGTTCGAGCCGATACTGTTCCTGATGATATTGTTCACATTGCCTCAGCAGATGGAATACTTACAGCAAGAGGAGGCTCTACATCACATGCATCCATAATTGCCACAAAACTTGGTAAAACCTGTGTGGTTGGTTTTTCAAGGATGATTGTTTATCAAAATGAGAAAAAATGTAGAATTGGTAAAAAGATACTTAAAAAAGGGGATTTCATAAGCATTGATGGCAGAAATGGGTTGGTGTATTTTGGAAAGCATCCAAGACAAACAATTTATCTTTCTACAGAGTATTTTTAA
- a CDS encoding MogA/MoaB family molybdenum cofactor biosynthesis protein produces MKYKVAIITVSDKGSKGERQDMSGKVIEEMVHSWADVVFYKIVPDEKEEIKKAILEATTQADLVFTNGGTGLHPRDVTPDATREIIEKEVPGIAEAMRWEGYKKTKTAILSRAIAGIREKTLIINLPGSPKAVKESLQTIMDALAHAIDKLKGDPSECGR; encoded by the coding sequence ATGAAGTACAAAGTTGCCATAATTACTGTTTCTGATAAAGGCTCAAAAGGTGAAAGACAAGACATGAGCGGAAAAGTTATTGAGGAGATGGTTCATTCATGGGCAGATGTTGTTTTTTACAAAATAGTTCCTGATGAAAAGGAAGAAATAAAAAAGGCAATTCTTGAAGCAACAACTCAGGCAGATTTAGTTTTCACAAATGGTGGAACAGGGCTTCACCCAAGAGATGTAACCCCTGATGCAACCCGTGAAATTATTGAAAAGGAGGTTCCTGGAATTGCAGAGGCTATGAGATGGGAAGGATACAAGAAAACAAAGACTGCAATCCTTTCAAGAGCAATTGCAGGTATAAGAGAAAAAACCTTAATAATAAATCTTCCTGGAAGCCCGAAAGCTGTAAAAGAATCCCTGCAGACAATAATGGATGCACTTGCCCATGCAATTGACAAACTCAAGGGAGACCCTTCTGAGTGCGGTAGATGA
- the leuS gene encoding leucine--tRNA ligase gives MLSNYDPGEIETKWQKIWLEQKIFEVNEEKSKPKFYCLEMFPYPSGRIHMGHVRNYAIGDVIARYKRMKGFSVLHPMGWDAFGLPAENAAIKHGVHPAKWTYENIDYMKSQLIKLGLSYDWRREVTTCTPEYYRWNQWIFLKLYEKGLAYRKSSFVNWCPSCATVLANEQVIDGTCWRCESQVEQKELEQWFLRITAYAEELLQDCDKLTGWPEKVLTMQRNWIGKSEGVEVDFPIDGMNDALRIFTTRPDTIFGVTFMCISPEHPFAERLCEDREALKRIRRLQREPEIKEGLFTGKYAINPLNGEKVPIWIANFVLMEYGTGAIMSVPAHDQRDFEFAVRYGLPIKVVIKPVDKDLPEPLKEAYEEQGVMVNSGAFSGLPSAEGKKAVADYIEDKGLGKKTVNYRLRDWGISRQRYWGTPIPIIYCDNCGIVPVPEKDLPVILPENVNLTGKGESPLKYVEEFYKTRCPRCGGDARRETDTMDTFVDSSWYFVRYCSLQDEEAFHKEKIKYWMPVDQYIGGVEHAVLHLLYARFFTKVLRDLGIVPFDEPFQRLLTQGMVCMESYRCPEHDWLFPKEVKDGKCIHCGKHVQTGRVEKMSKSKKNIVDPDEMIETYGTDTVRVFTLFAAPPEKDLEWSSQGVEGAHRFLKRVYALFYKNHGWLKEETHTESIDPFSLQPSAFSLLSLIHRTIKRVTLDIEKEYQFNTAIARLMEFVNEVYNYEPKTNEDRKVFKFALKNFLLLLSPFAPHIAEELWHEMGEKGFILNESWPSYDEELAKEQMIELVVQINGKVRSKIMIPQGLSDEEVVKIALDDEKVKQWINGKEILKVIPVKGKLVNIVVKG, from the coding sequence ATGCTATCGAATTATGATCCAGGCGAAATAGAGACAAAATGGCAAAAAATATGGCTTGAACAAAAAATTTTTGAAGTAAATGAAGAAAAATCAAAACCAAAATTTTATTGTCTTGAGATGTTTCCCTATCCAAGTGGAAGAATTCATATGGGTCATGTCCGGAACTATGCAATTGGTGATGTTATTGCAAGATACAAAAGGATGAAAGGCTTCAGCGTGCTTCATCCAATGGGATGGGATGCCTTTGGCCTTCCTGCAGAAAATGCTGCCATAAAGCACGGAGTACATCCTGCAAAATGGACTTACGAAAACATTGATTACATGAAAAGTCAGCTTATAAAACTTGGCTTGAGCTATGACTGGAGGCGTGAAGTTACCACATGCACTCCTGAATACTATAGATGGAATCAATGGATATTTCTCAAGCTTTACGAAAAAGGGCTTGCATACAGAAAATCATCCTTTGTCAACTGGTGTCCTTCCTGTGCCACAGTGCTTGCCAATGAGCAGGTAATTGATGGAACCTGCTGGAGATGTGAGTCTCAGGTTGAACAGAAGGAGCTTGAGCAGTGGTTTTTAAGAATTACTGCCTATGCAGAAGAACTGCTTCAGGATTGTGATAAACTTACTGGATGGCCTGAAAAGGTTCTTACAATGCAGCGTAACTGGATTGGGAAAAGTGAAGGTGTTGAAGTTGATTTTCCAATTGATGGAATGAATGATGCATTAAGAATTTTTACAACCCGTCCTGATACAATATTCGGTGTAACATTCATGTGTATATCACCAGAGCATCCCTTTGCAGAGAGGCTCTGCGAGGACAGGGAAGCTTTAAAGAGAATAAGAAGGCTTCAGCGTGAGCCTGAGATTAAAGAAGGTTTATTCACTGGAAAATATGCAATAAATCCCCTTAACGGAGAAAAAGTTCCCATATGGATTGCCAACTTTGTTTTGATGGAATACGGAACAGGAGCAATAATGAGCGTTCCAGCCCACGACCAGAGGGATTTTGAATTTGCTGTAAGATACGGGCTTCCTATAAAAGTCGTCATAAAGCCTGTTGATAAAGATTTGCCTGAGCCTTTAAAAGAGGCATACGAAGAACAAGGAGTTATGGTTAATTCAGGAGCTTTTTCAGGGCTTCCATCAGCAGAGGGTAAAAAAGCAGTTGCAGACTACATTGAGGACAAAGGGCTTGGTAAAAAAACTGTTAATTACAGGCTTCGTGACTGGGGAATCTCGAGGCAGCGTTACTGGGGAACACCAATTCCCATAATCTATTGTGACAACTGTGGCATTGTTCCTGTACCTGAGAAAGACCTTCCAGTGATACTTCCTGAAAATGTGAATCTTACAGGGAAGGGCGAGTCTCCTCTTAAATATGTTGAAGAATTTTATAAAACACGCTGTCCTCGTTGTGGGGGAGATGCTCGCAGAGAAACAGATACAATGGATACCTTTGTTGACTCTTCATGGTATTTTGTCCGATACTGCTCTTTGCAAGATGAGGAGGCTTTTCATAAAGAAAAAATAAAATACTGGATGCCTGTTGATCAGTACATCGGTGGAGTGGAGCATGCTGTGCTACATCTTCTTTATGCGAGATTTTTCACAAAGGTGCTTCGTGATTTAGGAATTGTTCCCTTTGATGAACCATTTCAAAGACTTCTTACACAGGGAATGGTCTGCATGGAAAGTTACCGCTGCCCGGAGCATGACTGGCTTTTTCCAAAGGAAGTAAAAGATGGAAAATGCATCCACTGTGGAAAACATGTGCAAACAGGAAGAGTGGAGAAGATGTCAAAGTCAAAGAAAAACATTGTTGATCCTGATGAGATGATTGAAACTTACGGAACAGATACAGTAAGGGTTTTCACACTCTTTGCAGCACCGCCTGAAAAAGACCTTGAATGGTCTTCCCAGGGCGTTGAAGGTGCACATAGATTTTTAAAGAGAGTATATGCCCTGTTTTATAAAAATCATGGATGGCTTAAAGAGGAGACTCATACTGAAAGCATTGATCCCTTTAGCCTTCAGCCTTCAGCTTTCAGTCTCTTAAGCCTTATTCATCGCACAATAAAGCGTGTTACCCTTGACATAGAAAAGGAATACCAGTTTAACACAGCCATTGCAAGGCTCATGGAGTTTGTTAATGAGGTTTACAACTATGAACCAAAAACTAATGAAGACCGCAAAGTATTTAAATTCGCCCTTAAAAACTTCCTCCTTCTTCTAAGCCCATTTGCACCTCACATTGCTGAGGAACTCTGGCATGAAATGGGAGAAAAAGGTTTTATCCTCAATGAATCATGGCCTTCCTATGATGAAGAGCTTGCAAAAGAGCAAATGATAGAGCTTGTTGTTCAGATAAATGGCAAGGTTCGTTCAAAGATAATGATTCCACAAGGATTAAGTGATGAAGAAGTGGTAAAAATTGCCCTTGATGATGAAAAAGTAAAGCAATGGATAAATGGTAAAGAAATCCTTAAAGTAATCCCTGTAAAAGGCAAGCTGGTCAACATCGTGGTGAAAGGATAG
- a CDS encoding cytochrome c biogenesis protein CcdA, with product MNEITLIAAFAGGFLSFFSPCILPLLPVYISLFSGLSITEISQGSSKLRILFHTLLFIAGFSTVYLALGAGSSLIGSLFFDYQYYLKIIGGVFLILFGFLLLGLIRSGIFLREFRLNLKIQKFGSPLGAFLIGLGFAAGWSPCIGPLLGSILIYSGMSGSVITGLKMLGAYSLGIAIPFLVLSLLINALMQYLKRFMKFFKWMNYAIGFILIFLGLFMIFQ from the coding sequence ATGAATGAGATAACACTGATTGCAGCTTTTGCAGGTGGATTTTTAAGCTTTTTTTCTCCATGTATTTTGCCTTTACTCCCTGTATACATTTCACTATTTTCAGGACTCTCAATAACTGAAATATCTCAGGGTAGTTCTAAACTCCGTATTTTATTTCACACTCTTTTATTTATTGCCGGTTTTTCCACTGTATATCTTGCTCTTGGTGCTGGAAGTTCTCTTATCGGAAGTCTTTTTTTTGACTATCAATATTATTTGAAAATTATTGGTGGAGTTTTTCTTATTCTGTTTGGTTTTTTACTTTTAGGACTCATAAGATCAGGAATTTTTTTAAGAGAATTCAGATTAAATCTGAAAATTCAAAAATTTGGTAGCCCATTGGGAGCCTTTCTTATAGGTTTGGGTTTTGCAGCAGGATGGTCACCCTGCATAGGACCTTTGCTTGGAAGTATTTTAATCTATTCAGGCATGAGTGGCAGCGTTATTACAGGATTAAAGATGCTTGGAGCATACTCACTTGGTATAGCAATTCCTTTTTTAGTATTATCTTTATTAATCAATGCCCTGATGCAATATTTGAAAAGATTTATGAAATTTTTTAAATGGATGAATTATGCCATTGGCTTTATTCTAATTTTTTTAGGCTTATTCATGATTTTTCAGTAA
- a CDS encoding universal stress protein has translation MNIEKIYVAIDFKPATPSVLSYAVWLKDTFDCESICLFHIMEYTLTPPAYLMPYISRERKKIEEKLKSLAEELGRYRLNVDFKVAFGRLIESIKEVIKDEKAFAVMGFKTHITRPSTSERILKGLKVPVLIVKAEEFKEISPEAIKIKKILCPLDFSTYSLKALEIARKIANKWGSELKILHVVPEQKIKGIIEEPLEIEKYIEYLKQQAREEIQKINKSLNYEVVSGNPAEEILKKIKDIDLVVIGSKGRSYTESVIIGSVAESIIKNSVKPVLIVS, from the coding sequence ATGAATATAGAGAAAATTTATGTTGCTATAGATTTTAAACCTGCTACCCCGAGCGTGCTTTCATATGCAGTCTGGCTTAAGGATACTTTTGATTGTGAAAGCATCTGTCTCTTTCATATAATGGAGTATACTCTTACTCCACCTGCATATTTAATGCCTTACATTAGCAGAGAAAGAAAGAAGATTGAAGAGAAACTTAAATCACTGGCTGAAGAGCTTGGTAGATACAGATTAAATGTGGATTTTAAAGTTGCTTTTGGAAGGCTAATTGAAAGCATAAAAGAAGTTATAAAAGATGAAAAAGCTTTTGCAGTAATGGGATTTAAAACACATATCACAAGACCTTCCACTTCTGAAAGAATTCTTAAAGGATTGAAAGTCCCTGTTTTGATTGTGAAGGCAGAGGAGTTTAAAGAGATCAGTCCTGAGGCTATAAAAATAAAAAAAATTCTATGCCCTTTAGATTTTTCTACTTATTCATTAAAAGCTTTAGAGATTGCCAGGAAAATAGCAAATAAATGGGGTTCTGAATTAAAGATTTTACATGTTGTGCCAGAGCAGAAGATAAAAGGGATTATTGAAGAACCTTTAGAGATAGAAAAATATATCGAATATCTAAAACAACAAGCTCGTGAGGAGATTCAAAAAATAAACAAAAGCCTGAATTATGAGGTTGTCTCAGGCAATCCGGCGGAAGAAATCCTAAAAAAAATAAAGGACATAGATCTGGTGGTAATTGGTTCTAAAGGAAGGTCCTACACAGAGTCGGTAATAATTGGAAGTGTTGCTGAAAGTATTATAAAAAATTCTGTAAAACCTGTTTTGATTGTTTCTTAA
- a CDS encoding glyceraldehyde 3-phosphate dehydrogenase NAD-binding domain-containing protein, translated as MILGINGLGRIGKLTLWHHVGRKHFSQIVVNLGRKVGQSLKDVAFYIEHDSTYGRLHNYLYGYRSKSVIEKIDEANSTIVIDGIPVKVLTENRNPKDIGWEKHGVRLVVDTTGKFLDPTLPSDAKDGSVRGHLESGAYKVLVSAPFKIKDKAKDIPEDSVTVIMGINEEMYDSKKHIIISGASCTTTCLAHMMKPLLDYFGAERILSVSMATVHAVTASQQVLDRVPKTDAKDLRKIRSAMNNIILTSTGAAKTLALVLPEMKNIGFIAQSVRVPVVTGSLIILVVAFRDEESNIINGELINSIYREAAEREKRGYLLFTDDQKVSTDIIGFFGPAAIIEGSETHTRTAMITLDISKICGIGSPKVDKLQIPVTQAVIYGWYDNELGSYTNMLGDLTVKIARDVY; from the coding sequence ATGATTTTGGGGATTAATGGTTTGGGAAGAATTGGTAAGCTTACTTTATGGCATCATGTGGGAAGAAAACATTTTTCTCAGATTGTCGTTAATCTTGGTAGAAAAGTTGGTCAATCTTTAAAAGATGTTGCTTTTTATATTGAGCATGACTCCACCTATGGCAGGCTTCATAATTATCTTTACGGTTATCGTTCAAAATCAGTTATAGAAAAAATTGATGAAGCAAATTCTACAATTGTTATTGACGGAATCCCGGTAAAAGTTCTTACTGAAAATAGAAATCCTAAAGACATTGGATGGGAAAAGCACGGAGTAAGACTTGTTGTTGACACAACAGGAAAATTCCTTGATCCCACATTGCCCTCTGATGCAAAAGATGGCTCAGTAAGAGGACATCTTGAATCAGGAGCCTACAAAGTACTGGTTAGCGCTCCTTTTAAAATCAAAGACAAAGCCAAGGACATTCCAGAAGACTCTGTTACAGTAATAATGGGAATTAATGAAGAGATGTATGATAGTAAAAAACACATTATTATTTCAGGTGCATCATGCACTACCACCTGTTTAGCCCATATGATGAAACCTCTTCTTGATTATTTCGGAGCTGAAAGAATCCTCAGTGTTTCAATGGCAACTGTTCATGCAGTAACAGCCTCTCAACAGGTTCTTGACAGAGTTCCAAAAACAGATGCGAAGGATTTAAGAAAGATTCGTTCTGCAATGAACAACATAATTCTTACAAGCACAGGAGCAGCAAAAACTCTTGCACTTGTTTTACCAGAAATGAAAAATATAGGATTTATTGCTCAATCTGTAAGAGTGCCTGTTGTAACAGGATCATTAATAATACTTGTTGTGGCCTTTAGAGATGAAGAAAGCAATATCATTAATGGAGAACTTATAAATAGCATTTACAGGGAAGCTGCAGAAAGGGAAAAAAGAGGATATCTACTTTTCACAGATGATCAGAAAGTATCTACTGATATAATTGGATTTTTTGGTCCTGCAGCAATAATTGAAGGAAGTGAAACTCACACAAGAACAGCCATGATTACTCTTGATATATCAAAAATATGCGGTATTGGTTCGCCAAAGGTTGATAAATTGCAGATTCCTGTAACTCAGGCAGTAATTTATGGCTGGTATGACAATGAGCTTGGCAGTTACACAAACATGCTTGGTGATCTTACAGTAAAAATTGCTCGAGATGTATATTAA
- a CDS encoding MOSC domain-containing protein, translated as MIGKVVSINISKNKGTTKKSVSEAIVIENSGIEGDAHAGSHWHRQISLLSVESIEKMRAKGLNLNYGDFAENITTEGVDLISLPIGTKIKIGECILEITQHGKSCHSKCEIFKTVGDCIMPKEGVFARVLKGGKIKVGDEILKL; from the coding sequence ATGATTGGTAAAGTTGTTTCAATAAACATAAGCAAAAACAAAGGAACAACAAAAAAATCTGTTTCAGAGGCAATTGTTATTGAAAACTCTGGAATTGAAGGAGATGCGCATGCAGGCTCCCACTGGCACAGGCAAATTAGTCTTCTATCCGTTGAAAGTATTGAGAAAATGAGGGCAAAAGGTTTAAATCTCAATTATGGAGATTTTGCAGAAAACATTACCACTGAAGGAGTTGATTTAATAAGCCTTCCTATAGGAACAAAGATAAAGATCGGAGAATGTATCCTTGAGATTACTCAGCACGGTAAAAGCTGTCATAGTAAATGTGAGATTTTTAAAACTGTTGGTGACTGCATTATGCCAAAAGAAGGAGTTTTTGCAAGGGTTTTAAAAGGAGGAAAAATTAAAGTTGGAGATGAGATATTAAAGCTATGA
- a CDS encoding MTH1187 family thiamine-binding protein → MIAQFSIVPLGVGVSVSSYVAKVIKIVDESGLPYKLHAMGTIVEGQWDEVMGLIKKCRDALMQEVERIVIDIKIDDRKAAKGRIEAKVRSVEEKLGRPVKK, encoded by the coding sequence ATGATTGCACAATTTAGCATAGTTCCATTAGGAGTTGGAGTAAGTGTTAGTAGTTATGTAGCAAAGGTCATTAAAATTGTTGATGAAAGCGGGCTTCCTTATAAACTTCATGCAATGGGAACAATTGTAGAGGGACAGTGGGATGAAGTAATGGGTCTTATAAAAAAATGTAGAGATGCACTGATGCAGGAAGTGGAAAGAATTGTAATTGATATAAAAATTGATGACAGGAAAGCTGCCAAAGGAAGAATTGAGGCAAAGGTGAGGTCAGTTGAAGAAAAACTTGGCAGACCGGTGAAAAAATGA